The following proteins are encoded in a genomic region of Arcobacter cloacae:
- a CDS encoding type II toxin-antitoxin system PemK/MazF family toxin yields the protein MKRGEIYLINFGKKYNSEFGKIRPALIIQNNIANRNIDKVEFKGVTVVPITTNLCGGNLRVKIQSRENLIQDSEICINELCTLDLSRIDLDKKLTTLNDEELEEVRIKLMKHLEL from the coding sequence ATGAAAAGAGGAGAAATCTATCTTATAAATTTTGGAAAAAAATACAATAGTGAATTTGGAAAAATCAGACCAGCTCTTATAATTCAAAACAATATAGCAAATAGAAATATAGACAAAGTAGAGTTCAAAGGTGTAACAGTTGTTCCAATAACAACAAATTTGTGTGGTGGAAACTTGCGAGTAAAAATCCAATCAAGGGAAAATCTAATACAAGATAGTGAAATATGTATAAATGAACTTTGTACTTTGGATTTAAGTAGAATTGATTTGGATAAAAAATTAACAACTTTAAATGATGAAGAATTAGAAGAAGTTAGAATAAAACTTATGAAGCATTTAGAGTTGTAA
- a CDS encoding NAD(P)/FAD-dependent oxidoreductase: protein MNNIYDCIVLGGGPSGIKASISCASEKNHVLLLEKLPKIASKLKATGGGKCNLTNTLTTDEFMAKFGKNGRFMSHALEVFDANDLRDFFAKIGVETIARDGFRVFPVNHSSSIILSALDEELKRVGVDIECSVAIQNIKKEDDTFIITSKDKIYKSKNIIIATGGLGYPTLGATGDGYIYAKEFGHTVTSTHPAMMPLITKEKNFASCVADTIAKAILKVNIPKYKNLKLTGDLIFTKEGLRGPVILDFAREITPILEKHNEVPLLISFLKGKNEEEIYKHLKNEIGKNPTHTILENLETLLATSVATEILNICQIDTNLRFKQIEGFKREKLIKTLAWTPFTIIGHEGFKNAMITRGGVDLKQIDSKTMQSKIVDGLYFCGEVVNIDGPCGGYNLQWSFSSGFLAGKLGK, encoded by the coding sequence TTGAATAATATTTATGATTGTATAGTTCTTGGTGGTGGTCCATCAGGAATAAAAGCCAGTATTAGTTGTGCTAGTGAAAAAAATCACGTTTTACTTCTTGAAAAACTTCCAAAAATCGCTTCAAAACTAAAAGCAACTGGTGGAGGAAAATGTAATCTTACAAATACTCTAACAACCGATGAATTTATGGCAAAGTTTGGTAAAAATGGCAGATTTATGAGCCATGCATTAGAAGTTTTTGATGCAAATGATTTAAGAGATTTTTTTGCAAAAATTGGAGTTGAAACAATTGCACGAGATGGGTTTAGAGTATTTCCTGTAAACCATAGTTCTAGTATTATTTTGAGTGCTTTAGATGAAGAATTAAAAAGAGTTGGTGTTGATATTGAATGCTCAGTTGCTATACAAAACATAAAAAAAGAGGATGATACTTTTATTATAACTTCAAAAGATAAAATCTACAAATCAAAAAATATCATCATTGCAACAGGAGGCTTAGGTTATCCAACTTTAGGGGCAACTGGTGATGGATATATTTATGCAAAAGAGTTTGGACACACTGTTACTTCAACACATCCTGCTATGATGCCACTTATTACAAAAGAGAAAAATTTTGCTTCTTGTGTTGCTGATACTATTGCAAAAGCTATTTTAAAAGTTAATATTCCAAAATATAAAAATTTAAAGCTAACGGGTGATTTGATTTTTACAAAAGAGGGATTAAGAGGTCCTGTTATTTTGGATTTTGCTAGAGAAATCACTCCAATTTTAGAAAAACATAATGAAGTACCTCTTTTAATTAGCTTTTTAAAAGGTAAAAATGAAGAAGAGATATATAAGCATCTAAAAAACGAAATAGGAAAAAATCCAACACATACTATCTTAGAAAATTTAGAAACTCTACTTGCAACAAGTGTTGCAACTGAAATCTTAAATATTTGCCAAATAGATACAAATTTGAGATTTAAACAAATTGAAGGGTTTAAAAGAGAAAAACTAATCAAAACTTTAGCTTGGACACCTTTTACAATAATAGGACATGAAGGATTTAAAAACGCCATGATAACAAGAGGTGGAGTTGATTTAAAACAGATTGATTCTAAAACTATGCAAAGTAAAATAGTAGATGGTTTATATTTTTGTGGGGAAGTTGTGAATATAGATGGACCATGTGGTGGATATAATCTTCAATGGTCTTTTTCTAGCGGATTTTTGGCAGGTAAATTAGGAAAATAG
- the hypA gene encoding hydrogenase/urease nickel incorporation protein HypA gives MHEYSIVQSLLESCEEHARANDAKKVTKVVVKIGVLSGVEPDLLQTAFDTFKEKTVCHDAQFIINHQKIVIECFDCNTKSTLEKHEFSCPKCQSVNIKVIDGEDMYLMSLEMD, from the coding sequence ATGCACGAATATAGTATAGTTCAATCACTATTAGAGAGTTGCGAAGAACACGCAAGGGCAAATGATGCAAAAAAAGTTACGAAAGTAGTTGTAAAAATTGGAGTTTTAAGTGGAGTTGAGCCTGATTTACTTCAAACAGCCTTTGATACATTTAAAGAAAAAACAGTCTGTCATGATGCACAGTTTATAATAAATCATCAAAAAATAGTTATTGAATGTTTTGATTGTAACACCAAATCAACTTTAGAAAAACATGAGTTTTCTTGTCCAAAATGTCAAAGTGTAAATATTAAAGTAATTGATGGAGAGGATATGT
- a CDS encoding energy-coupling factor transporter transmembrane component T — MTKEAISLITAFLYSILVAFFQLNYFFLFPIFIVLIKEKGYIFNIFKKLFFLNFFIIILVLFVLFQNKAEAIELFIRTNLILLFSISLFYKSKGYDIVRALDSLKFPSKLVSVFYFTISLIDYLLIDLKKTKDSLKARGFKANTSMFTYQTYGNIFAMIFIKALKKSEDMKYSMNARGFVDKIYFLNSSNIRFLDKFLFFSVVIILLKVVYELFS, encoded by the coding sequence ATGACAAAAGAAGCAATATCTTTAATAACTGCTTTTTTATACTCTATTTTGGTGGCTTTTTTTCAGTTGAATTACTTTTTTTTATTTCCTATTTTTATAGTTTTGATAAAAGAGAAAGGGTATATTTTTAATATCTTTAAAAAACTATTTTTTTTAAATTTTTTTATTATTATTCTGGTTTTATTTGTTCTTTTTCAAAATAAAGCAGAAGCAATAGAGCTTTTTATTAGAACAAATCTGATACTTTTATTTAGTATTTCTCTTTTTTATAAATCAAAGGGTTATGATATTGTAAGAGCCTTGGATTCTTTAAAATTTCCTTCTAAGTTAGTTAGTGTTTTTTATTTTACTATTTCACTTATTGATTATTTACTAATTGATTTAAAAAAAACAAAAGATAGTTTAAAAGCAAGGGGCTTTAAGGCTAATACTTCTATGTTTACTTATCAAACTTATGGAAATATCTTTGCGATGATTTTTATAAAAGCTTTGAAAAAATCAGAAGATATGAAATATAGTATGAATGCAAGAGGATTTGTAGATAAAATCTATTTTTTAAATAGTTCAAATATTAGATTTTTAGATAAGTTTTTGTTTTTTAGTGTGGTTATTATTTTATTAAAGGTTGTTTATGAGTTGTTCAGTTAA
- a CDS encoding HypC/HybG/HupF family hydrogenase formation chaperone: MCLSIPSKIKSIDPEMNTCVVDTMGVERSASLDLIDQDVVVGDYVLIHIGFAMNKIDEEDALESLKVYAEIIEKMEENDRLAAIEEAQNCPNR; the protein is encoded by the coding sequence ATGTGTCTTTCAATTCCTTCAAAAATAAAAAGTATAGACCCAGAAATGAATACTTGTGTAGTTGATACTATGGGAGTAGAAAGAAGTGCTAGTTTAGATTTAATAGACCAAGATGTGGTTGTTGGAGATTATGTATTAATTCATATTGGATTTGCTATGAATAAGATTGACGAAGAGGATGCTTTGGAGTCTTTAAAAGTCTATGCGGAGATTATAGAAAAGATGGAAGAAAATGATCGTTTAGCAGCTATTGAAGAAGCCCAAAATTGCCCAAATAGATAA
- the hypB gene encoding hydrogenase nickel incorporation protein HypB, with translation MCKDCGCVIAGQENNHHHHHHDEHEHGIVHDHAHPHDTTTWSATHQAAHETLHHNPQLNDAKTVSIIKKILDKNDHEASHNRAHFDQHKVLGINLMSSPGSGKTTLLENLADMVDFKFAVVEGDLETSRDADRLKAKGINAVQIQTGSACHLDAFMVHKGLHDIKLADIDVCFVENVGNLVCPASYDVGTHLNIVLVSVPEGEDKIAKYPVMFRCADLILITKTDLLPYFDYDIEKEKAEARKLKPNVDILEVNIKDKQSLQNVIDWINFKRRMR, from the coding sequence ATGTGTAAAGATTGCGGTTGTGTAATAGCAGGACAAGAGAATAATCATCACCATCATCACCACGATGAGCATGAACATGGAATTGTTCATGACCATGCTCATCCTCATGATACTACAACTTGGAGTGCAACTCACCAAGCAGCTCACGAAACTCTTCATCATAACCCACAATTAAATGATGCAAAAACAGTTTCAATAATCAAAAAAATACTTGATAAAAATGACCATGAAGCTTCTCACAATAGAGCTCATTTTGACCAACATAAAGTTTTAGGAATAAACTTAATGTCAAGTCCTGGAAGTGGAAAAACTACACTTTTAGAAAACTTAGCTGATATGGTTGATTTTAAATTTGCAGTTGTTGAGGGTGATTTAGAAACTTCAAGGGATGCAGATAGATTAAAAGCAAAAGGAATAAATGCAGTTCAGATACAAACAGGAAGTGCTTGTCACTTAGATGCATTTATGGTTCATAAAGGATTACATGATATTAAACTTGCTGATATTGATGTTTGTTTTGTAGAAAATGTAGGAAACCTTGTTTGTCCAGCTTCTTATGATGTGGGAACTCATCTTAATATTGTTCTTGTTTCAGTTCCAGAAGGAGAAGATAAAATAGCTAAATATCCAGTTATGTTTAGATGTGCTGATTTAATTCTTATTACAAAAACAGATTTACTTCCATATTTTGATTATGATATTGAAAAAGAGAAAGCAGAAGCTAGAAAACTAAAACCAAATGTAGATATTTTAGAAGTAAATATCAAAGATAAACAATCACTTCAAAATGTAATTGATTGGATTAATTTTAAAAGGAGAATGAGATAA
- a CDS encoding methyl-accepting chemotaxis protein, producing the protein MLNNLSTKKKLMLLPITFVVIVIVCAFVFSYFNQITNQRIKTATQTDVFIQHVLKGRISVYQFLRVPSEQNAQKVKSDFKELDNSVENLKPLLTKKENIDLSNQILKLSADYISNFDKFYQKRINDYNNGIQNESAEILAIIKQMVSVGLELEEKLALINKNAIELKSKSEKTMTMVLILIAIISIMIFVSFSIILSNQLINSLKNFQNGLLSFFGYVNKENSTVEMLDDKSEDEFGNMAKIVNENILKTKKTIDSDNKFLDEINEVVQVVRNGYLNKRLENKVESESMEKLRIHINEMLYSLQLRVCTNINDISYALERYAKLDFTHRIKGCNSGVTVGLNNLADIINSMLVENKSNGLTLDVSSVILLNNVDILNKNSNEAAAALEETAAAVEEISSNISNNTDNIIQMSKLASNVTNSVTKGETLASQTTEAMNEIDKEVNAINEAITVIDQIAFQTNILSLNAAVEAATAGEAGKGFAVVAQEVRNLASRSAEAAKEIKDLVENATKKADQGKKISEDMISGYKALNEDIIQTIDLIKGVESSSKEQLAGIEQINHAINSLDQQTQQNAQIASQTYSVATQTDTIAKLIVSNANAKEFIGKDEVKAKTLDDKISL; encoded by the coding sequence ATGCTAAATAATCTTTCTACCAAGAAGAAATTGATGCTTTTACCCATTACATTTGTAGTAATTGTAATTGTCTGTGCTTTTGTATTTAGTTATTTTAATCAAATAACTAATCAAAGAATTAAAACTGCCACACAAACAGATGTTTTTATACAACATGTTTTAAAGGGAAGAATTTCGGTATATCAATTTTTAAGAGTTCCATCAGAACAAAACGCTCAAAAAGTTAAAAGTGACTTTAAAGAGTTAGATAACTCTGTTGAAAACTTAAAGCCTTTATTAACAAAAAAAGAAAATATTGATTTAAGTAATCAAATTTTGAAATTATCTGCTGATTATATCTCTAATTTTGATAAATTTTATCAAAAAAGAATTAACGATTATAATAATGGTATACAAAATGAAAGTGCTGAAATTTTAGCTATTATCAAACAAATGGTAAGTGTAGGATTAGAACTTGAAGAAAAATTAGCGCTTATAAATAAAAATGCTATAGAATTAAAATCTAAATCAGAAAAAACTATGACTATGGTTTTAATCTTAATCGCAATAATTTCTATAATGATTTTCGTAAGCTTTTCTATAATTTTATCAAATCAATTAATCAACTCTTTAAAAAATTTCCAAAATGGACTATTGAGTTTCTTTGGTTATGTAAATAAAGAGAACTCAACTGTTGAAATGTTAGATGATAAGTCTGAAGATGAATTTGGAAATATGGCAAAAATTGTAAATGAAAATATTTTAAAAACGAAAAAAACTATTGATTCTGATAATAAATTTTTAGATGAAATAAATGAAGTTGTACAAGTTGTAAGAAATGGATATTTAAACAAAAGACTTGAAAATAAGGTTGAATCTGAAAGTATGGAAAAACTTAGAATTCATATAAATGAGATGTTATATAGTTTACAACTTCGAGTTTGTACAAATATCAATGATATCTCTTATGCCCTAGAAAGATATGCAAAACTTGACTTTACACACAGAATCAAAGGTTGTAATAGTGGTGTTACAGTTGGTTTAAATAACTTAGCAGATATTATAAATAGTATGCTTGTAGAAAATAAATCAAATGGTTTAACCCTAGATGTAAGTAGTGTAATTTTATTAAATAATGTTGATATTCTAAATAAAAACTCAAATGAAGCAGCTGCTGCACTTGAAGAAACAGCTGCTGCTGTTGAAGAAATTTCTAGTAATATTTCAAATAATACAGACAACATTATTCAAATGTCAAAATTAGCTTCAAATGTTACAAACTCTGTAACAAAAGGTGAAACCCTAGCAAGCCAAACAACTGAAGCTATGAATGAAATAGATAAAGAGGTAAATGCAATAAATGAAGCCATAACTGTAATTGATCAAATTGCTTTTCAAACAAATATTTTATCTCTAAATGCAGCCGTTGAAGCAGCAACTGCTGGAGAAGCTGGAAAAGGATTTGCTGTTGTTGCTCAAGAAGTTAGAAATCTAGCAAGTAGAAGTGCAGAAGCTGCAAAAGAGATAAAAGATTTAGTTGAAAATGCTACAAAAAAAGCTGATCAAGGAAAAAAAATCTCTGAAGATATGATAAGCGGATATAAAGCCTTAAATGAAGATATTATTCAAACTATTGATTTAATCAAAGGTGTTGAGTCTTCAAGTAAAGAGCAACTTGCAGGAATAGAGCAAATAAATCATGCTATTAACTCTTTAGACCAACAAACTCAACAAAATGCACAAATAGCTTCACAAACATATAGTGTTGCAACACAAACAGATACTATTGCAAAACTTATTGTTTCAAATGCAAATGCAAAAGAGTTTATTGGAAAGGATGAAGTAAAAGCTAAAACTTTAGATGATAAAATCTCTTTATGA
- a CDS encoding nucleotide pyrophosphohydrolase, producing the protein MNIEQIKQRIQKFSDDRNWESFHNPKNLVMALNGEVGELNEIFQWLNFEESMNLPDDVLAHTKEEVADIAIYLLRICMKLDINLEEAILNKMTKNEAKYPVETSQGGSKKYSKSREDK; encoded by the coding sequence ATGAACATAGAACAAATAAAACAAAGAATACAAAAATTCTCAGATGATAGAAACTGGGAGAGTTTTCATAATCCTAAAAATCTAGTTATGGCATTAAATGGAGAAGTAGGTGAACTAAATGAGATTTTCCAATGGCTAAATTTTGAAGAGTCAATGAACTTACCTGATGATGTGTTAGCGCATACAAAAGAAGAGGTTGCTGATATAGCTATTTATCTTCTTAGAATTTGTATGAAACTTGATATAAATCTTGAAGAAGCTATTTTAAACAAGATGACAAAAAATGAAGCTAAATATCCAGTTGAAACATCTCAAGGTGGAAGTAAAAAGTATAGTAAAAGTAGGGAAGATAAATAA
- a CDS encoding energy-coupling factor ABC transporter ATP-binding protein, whose amino-acid sequence MSCSVNLREISYKNDEKEIFKNINLNLGHEEKIAIIGSNGSGKSTLLKIIAGLISPSEGYVEIFHNKINNLKEFKTYRNDIAYLPQDVANHFLCPTVIEDVIFSLRAKGVSKEEALIQGNEILEELKITHLKDRVIFDLSGGEQKIVALAGLLILKPKILLLDEPTNALDEQSEKRIIEILNSIKKSMIIVSHHRSFIESLTSTVYRLDGKFTRL is encoded by the coding sequence ATGAGTTGTTCAGTTAATTTAAGAGAAATATCTTACAAAAATGATGAAAAAGAGATATTTAAAAATATAAATTTAAATTTAGGACATGAAGAAAAAATAGCAATAATTGGCTCAAACGGAAGTGGTAAAAGTACACTTTTAAAAATCATAGCAGGACTCATAAGCCCAAGTGAAGGATATGTGGAGATTTTTCATAACAAAATAAATAATCTAAAAGAGTTTAAAACTTATAGAAATGATATAGCTTATCTTCCTCAAGATGTGGCAAATCATTTTTTATGTCCAACAGTTATAGAAGATGTGATTTTTTCATTAAGAGCAAAAGGAGTTTCAAAAGAAGAGGCTTTAATTCAAGGTAATGAAATTTTAGAAGAGTTAAAAATAACACACTTAAAAGATAGAGTAATTTTTGATTTAAGTGGAGGAGAACAAAAAATAGTTGCCCTTGCTGGATTACTAATACTAAAACCAAAAATCCTACTTTTAGATGAACCTACAAACGCTTTAGATGAACAAAGTGAAAAAAGAATAATTGAGATTCTAAACTCAATAAAAAAATCAATGATTATAGTATCTCACCATAGAAGTTTTATAGAGAGTTTAACTTCAACTGTTTATAGGTTAGATGGAAAGTTTACTAGATTATAA
- the hypE gene encoding hydrogenase expression/formation protein HypE, giving the protein MTKTITLAHGNGGAENNELITKVFYNAFKNEILEKSEDAAVIQNGTLAFSTDSFTVSPLFFNGANIGKLAICGTCNDLAMMGAKPKYLTCSVIIEEGFEVEQLELIVNSMKEELAKNEAIIVSGDTKVVPKGAVDKIFINTTGIGEILYSGISSNSITEDDLILVSRDIGAHGATIFTAREGMDMHSNLKSDCNSLYPQVKALIDSGVKITALRDATRGGVSAVLNEWAKQSNICIEVEEENIPVSDEVKGICEMLGFEATNLANEGTFVLAIPKNDAARAIEVLHKFEEASNACIIGKVTSQYPQKVILNSSWGTKRFLDTPTGELLPRIC; this is encoded by the coding sequence ATGACTAAAACAATAACACTAGCACATGGAAATGGTGGCGCTGAAAACAATGAACTTATAACTAAAGTATTTTATAATGCCTTTAAAAATGAGATATTAGAAAAAAGTGAAGATGCAGCAGTTATTCAAAATGGAACATTAGCTTTTAGTACGGATTCATTTACAGTTTCACCACTTTTTTTTAATGGAGCAAATATTGGAAAACTTGCCATTTGTGGAACTTGCAATGACTTAGCTATGATGGGAGCAAAACCAAAATATCTTACTTGTTCAGTTATCATAGAAGAGGGCTTTGAAGTAGAACAACTTGAACTTATAGTAAACTCTATGAAAGAAGAGTTAGCGAAAAATGAAGCGATTATTGTAAGTGGTGATACAAAAGTAGTGCCAAAAGGTGCAGTTGATAAAATCTTTATAAATACTACTGGTATTGGAGAGATACTTTATAGTGGAATTAGTTCAAATAGTATCACAGAAGATGACTTAATACTTGTAAGTCGTGACATTGGAGCTCATGGAGCTACAATATTTACTGCACGTGAAGGTATGGATATGCACTCAAATTTAAAAAGTGATTGTAACTCTTTATATCCTCAAGTAAAAGCACTTATTGATAGTGGTGTTAAAATAACAGCTTTAAGAGATGCCACAAGAGGTGGAGTAAGTGCTGTTTTAAATGAGTGGGCAAAACAATCAAATATTTGTATAGAAGTGGAAGAAGAAAATATTCCAGTAAGTGATGAGGTTAAAGGAATTTGTGAAATGTTAGGATTTGAAGCTACAAATTTAGCAAATGAGGGAACATTTGTCCTTGCAATTCCTAAAAATGACGCAGCTCGTGCAATAGAGGTTTTACATAAATTTGAAGAAGCTTCAAATGCTTGTATTATTGGAAAAGTTACTTCTCAATATCCACAAAAAGTTATTTTAAATAGTTCTTGGGGAACAAAAAGATTTTTAGATACACCAACTGGTGAACTTCTTCCAAGGATTTGCTAA
- a CDS encoding DUF4198 domain-containing protein: MKKIATLTLGLAVLANAHFLTFLPSSDNISDKSKTKVDFDISFIHPFEQSGMTMEKPKLYLNSLDKTLPLNETKKFDHKAWSSSYDIKTPGVYKFFVQPQPYFEPSEEKFISHVPKVVISSFGLEDGWDEPVGLKYEIIPMVKPFALYAGNLFQGKVLHDGKPASNVEVEVELYNEFGLETASDAHITQVVKTDDNGVFSFVMNHKGWWGFAALIEEGELKHTDGKMYPIENGALMWIKAY, from the coding sequence ATGAAAAAAATAGCAACATTGACTTTAGGATTAGCAGTTTTAGCAAATGCACACTTTTTAACTTTTTTGCCAAGCAGTGACAACATTTCAGATAAAAGTAAAACAAAAGTAGATTTTGATATCTCATTTATTCATCCTTTTGAGCAAAGTGGTATGACAATGGAAAAACCAAAATTATATTTAAATAGTTTAGATAAAACTTTACCACTAAACGAAACAAAAAAGTTTGACCACAAAGCTTGGAGTAGTTCTTATGATATAAAAACTCCAGGAGTTTATAAGTTTTTTGTACAACCACAACCATATTTTGAACCTTCAGAAGAAAAATTTATTTCTCATGTTCCGAAAGTAGTTATCAGTTCTTTTGGTCTTGAAGATGGTTGGGATGAGCCTGTTGGTTTAAAATATGAGATTATTCCTATGGTAAAACCATTTGCACTTTATGCTGGAAATTTGTTTCAAGGGAAAGTTTTACATGATGGAAAACCTGCTTCAAATGTAGAAGTTGAAGTTGAACTATATAATGAATTTGGTTTAGAAACTGCCAGTGATGCACATATAACGCAAGTTGTAAAAACTGATGATAATGGAGTTTTTTCATTTGTTATGAATCATAAAGGTTGGTGGGGATTTGCAGCACTAATAGAAGAGGGTGAGTTAAAGCACACTGATGGAAAAATGTATCCTATTGAAAATGGTGCATTAATGTGGATAAAAGCTTACTAA
- the hypD gene encoding hydrogenase formation protein HypD, translating into MEKELQLKDLYDGFRDAKTIKAFKQIIDEDLKDYDGIINIMEVCGGHTHTIMKYGIPQLINKKINFIHGPGCPVCVMPKERIDSAYELCLQKDVILVTLGDMIKVPGSRGSLQNARSQGADVRFVYSPMDCLKIADENKDKIVVFFAIGFETTTPMTCALLEQVIKQDIKNILFHINHITVPEVMQVLVQDENCKINAFLGPSHVSVISGSKIYEEFPRDYNKPVVVSGFEPVDVMQSISMIVKQFKEKRADLEVEYKRLVSYEGNLKAQELINKYFKKVPFKFRGIGEVQDSGYELKNEYDNYNAKIVYKEILPTQEVKENKACKCPEILKGVAKPTDCKIFGNVCTPTNPIGSCMVSSEGACSAYYKYGNLL; encoded by the coding sequence ATGGAAAAAGAATTACAACTAAAAGATTTATACGATGGTTTCAGAGATGCTAAAACTATAAAAGCATTTAAACAAATCATTGATGAAGACCTAAAAGATTATGATGGGATTATAAATATTATGGAAGTCTGTGGAGGACATACCCACACTATTATGAAGTATGGAATCCCACAACTAATAAATAAAAAAATAAATTTTATTCATGGTCCTGGCTGTCCTGTTTGTGTTATGCCAAAAGAGAGAATAGATAGTGCTTATGAGTTATGTTTACAAAAAGATGTAATACTTGTAACATTGGGAGATATGATAAAAGTTCCAGGTAGTCGTGGAAGCTTACAAAATGCAAGAAGCCAAGGTGCAGATGTGAGATTTGTTTATTCTCCAATGGATTGTTTAAAAATAGCAGATGAGAACAAAGATAAAATAGTAGTATTTTTTGCAATTGGTTTTGAAACAACAACTCCCATGACTTGTGCTTTATTAGAACAAGTGATAAAACAAGATATAAAAAATATTTTATTTCATATAAACCATATAACAGTTCCAGAAGTAATGCAAGTTTTAGTTCAAGATGAAAACTGTAAAATCAATGCCTTTTTAGGACCATCACATGTAAGTGTTATAAGTGGAAGTAAAATATATGAAGAATTCCCAAGAGATTATAATAAACCAGTTGTTGTAAGTGGATTTGAACCAGTAGATGTGATGCAAAGTATCTCTATGATAGTAAAACAGTTCAAAGAAAAAAGAGCTGATTTAGAAGTAGAGTATAAACGACTTGTTTCTTATGAGGGAAATCTAAAAGCTCAAGAGTTAATAAACAAATACTTCAAAAAAGTTCCTTTTAAATTCAGGGGAATTGGTGAAGTACAAGATAGTGGTTATGAACTAAAAAATGAATATGATAACTATAATGCAAAAATAGTATATAAAGAGATACTTCCAACACAAGAAGTAAAAGAGAATAAAGCTTGTAAATGTCCTGAGATTCTAAAAGGAGTTGCAAAACCAACTGACTGTAAAATCTTTGGAAATGTATGTACTCCAACAAACCCTATTGGTTCTTGTATGGTAAGTAGCGAGGGTGCTTGTAGTGCTTATTATAAGTATGGGAATTTGTTGTAA
- the cbiM gene encoding cobalt transporter CbiM, translated as MHISDGVLSLETTIIVSAVSALALFKAIKELKNEDISLTAVASAMFFIASFIHIPFGVTQIHLILLGVIGILISWSSFVAIFVALLLQALLLGYGGISSLGVNLFIMAAPAVIIYYLYNLQIVKNLNEKIKFFLVGFLGTFFATLFLTLILYFSKEEFNYAAFSIFSVNIITMIIEGIVSMFLLLFIKKVYPKILKV; from the coding sequence ATGCATATATCAGATGGTGTTTTAAGTTTAGAGACTACTATTATTGTAAGTGCTGTTTCAGCACTTGCACTTTTTAAAGCTATAAAAGAGTTGAAGAATGAAGATATTTCACTTACAGCAGTAGCAAGTGCTATGTTTTTTATAGCTTCATTTATTCATATACCTTTTGGTGTTACTCAAATACATCTTATACTTTTAGGTGTTATTGGAATACTTATCTCTTGGAGTAGTTTTGTAGCTATTTTTGTGGCACTACTTTTACAAGCTTTACTTTTAGGATATGGTGGCATTTCAAGTCTTGGAGTAAATCTATTTATAATGGCAGCACCTGCTGTGATAATTTATTATTTATATAATTTACAAATAGTAAAAAATCTAAATGAGAAAATAAAATTCTTTTTAGTAGGTTTTTTAGGTACATTTTTTGCTACGTTATTTTTAACTTTAATATTATATTTTTCAAAAGAAGAGTTTAATTATGCAGCTTTTAGTATCTTTTCGGTTAATATTATAACTATGATTATAGAAGGAATAGTAAGTATGTTTTTACTTCTATTTATTAAAAAAGTCTATCCGAAAATTTTGAAGGTTTGA